From the Gemmatimonas sp. UBA7669 genome, one window contains:
- a CDS encoding alpha-D-glucose phosphate-specific phosphoglucomutase: MVVKTVPTSPFADQRPGTSGLRKRTNVFQQPHYLENFVQAVLDEAALQPGQTLVLGGDGRFHNREAIHTIVRMAAANGITHVVVGRGGLLSTPAASHLIRRGVRGQPAAGGIILSASHNPGGADGDFGIKYNTGNGGPAPEVFTNRVAERAASLSAYRVADVPVFDLDVLGAQTLGTLTLEVVDPVAAYADLMAALFDLEAIRALLAGGFALRFDAMHAITGPYAVEILERRLGAPAGTVINAVPLPDFGGGHPDPNLTYAHELVEELFGDHAPDFGAASDGDGDRNMILGRRFFVTPSDSLAVLAANATLVPGYRDGLAGVARSMPTSAAVDVVAERLGIPCFETPTGWKFFGNLLDAGRISLCGEESFGTGSNHVREKDGLWAVLFWLNIVAARGESVEQIVRGHWAEYGRNYYTRYDYEGVPTEAANAVMAGLRAQLDSLPGRTLAGRVVSQADDFAYTDPVDGAVSRRQGIRLLFQDGARIVFRLSGTGTEGATIRVYIESRETDVERLGLDTASALADLVNVALTVSALREHTGRSEPTVVT, from the coding sequence ATGGTCGTGAAGACAGTCCCGACGTCCCCGTTCGCTGACCAGCGACCGGGGACGTCCGGTTTGCGGAAGCGCACCAACGTCTTTCAGCAGCCGCACTATCTCGAGAACTTCGTGCAGGCCGTTCTCGACGAAGCGGCGCTGCAACCCGGGCAAACTTTGGTGCTCGGCGGCGACGGACGCTTTCACAACCGCGAAGCCATTCACACCATCGTGCGCATGGCGGCCGCCAATGGCATCACGCATGTGGTGGTGGGACGCGGCGGCTTGTTGTCCACACCGGCGGCCTCGCATCTCATTCGCCGCGGCGTACGCGGACAGCCCGCAGCCGGTGGCATCATTCTCTCGGCCAGCCACAATCCCGGCGGTGCCGACGGGGACTTTGGCATCAAGTACAACACCGGCAACGGGGGCCCCGCGCCCGAGGTCTTCACCAACCGGGTGGCAGAGCGCGCAGCCTCGCTCTCAGCCTACCGTGTCGCAGACGTGCCGGTGTTTGATCTCGATGTGCTGGGTGCGCAAACGCTGGGCACGTTGACCCTTGAGGTGGTCGACCCGGTGGCAGCGTATGCTGATCTCATGGCGGCGCTGTTTGACCTTGAAGCCATTCGCGCGTTGTTGGCCGGGGGCTTTGCGCTGCGCTTCGACGCCATGCACGCCATCACCGGCCCATATGCGGTGGAGATTCTCGAGCGGCGGCTCGGTGCGCCGGCGGGCACCGTCATCAATGCCGTGCCCCTGCCCGACTTTGGCGGTGGGCATCCCGACCCCAATCTCACCTACGCGCATGAGCTGGTGGAGGAGCTTTTTGGGGATCATGCGCCGGATTTTGGCGCGGCATCCGATGGCGACGGCGATCGCAACATGATTCTGGGACGCCGTTTTTTTGTCACACCGAGTGACAGTCTCGCGGTGCTGGCGGCCAATGCCACGCTGGTGCCGGGATATCGCGACGGACTCGCCGGCGTGGCACGCAGCATGCCCACCAGCGCGGCGGTGGATGTGGTGGCTGAACGTCTTGGCATTCCCTGCTTCGAGACGCCTACGGGCTGGAAGTTCTTCGGCAACCTGCTCGACGCCGGGCGCATTTCGCTCTGTGGTGAAGAGAGCTTTGGCACCGGCAGCAATCACGTGCGCGAGAAGGATGGGCTCTGGGCGGTGCTGTTCTGGCTCAACATCGTGGCTGCACGCGGCGAGAGTGTGGAGCAGATCGTGCGCGGGCACTGGGCCGAGTATGGCCGCAACTACTACACGCGCTACGACTACGAGGGTGTGCCCACCGAGGCCGCCAATGCGGTCATGGCTGGGCTGCGCGCGCAACTGGACTCCCTGCCTGGTCGCACGCTGGCCGGGCGTGTGGTGTCACAGGCAGATGACTTTGCCTACACCGACCCGGTGGACGGCGCAGTGAGTCGGCGCCAGGGCATTCGCCTCCTGTTCCAGGACGGCGCGCGCATCGTGTTTCGCCTGTCGGGCACGGGCACTGAAGGCGCCACCATTCGGGTGTACATCGAGTCGCGCGAAACCGATGTCGAGCGTCTCGGTCTCGATACGGCGTCCGCGTTGGCGGATCTGGTGAACGTGGCGCTCACGGTGAGTGCACTGCGCGAGCACACGGGGCGGAGTGAACCGACGGTGGTCACCTGA
- a CDS encoding mechanosensitive ion channel domain-containing protein, producing the protein MVTQEGLAQLLVLAQVVGIIVAAWLLRRLVLRLIRRMSEAYNLPATSLPGGRRLVSLLINTAALLLILQRLGVSGTVLWTAFSGFVAVGAVAFFAAWSVLSNIFCTLLIFSTNPFRIGDRIEVLENGEKPGFKGRVTDINLIYTTLEELNTEAVATGTVLQVPNNMFFQRAVRRWR; encoded by the coding sequence GTGGTCACACAAGAAGGTCTGGCGCAGCTGCTCGTGCTGGCGCAGGTGGTGGGCATTATCGTGGCGGCGTGGCTGCTGCGCCGTCTGGTGCTGCGGCTCATTCGCCGCATGAGCGAAGCCTACAACCTGCCGGCCACCTCGTTGCCGGGCGGGCGCCGGCTGGTCAGCCTGCTCATCAACACGGCCGCGCTGCTGCTCATTCTCCAGCGGCTTGGCGTATCGGGCACCGTGCTGTGGACGGCCTTCAGCGGCTTTGTGGCCGTTGGCGCGGTGGCCTTCTTTGCCGCGTGGAGCGTGCTGTCGAACATCTTCTGCACGCTGCTCATCTTCTCCACCAATCCGTTCCGCATTGGCGATCGCATCGAGGTGCTGGAGAACGGCGAGAAACCCGGCTTCAAGGGTCGCGTGACCGACATCAACCTGATCTACACCACGCTCGAGGAGCTGAACACCGAGGCCGTGGCCACGGGCACTGTGCTGCAGGTGCCCAATAACATGTTCTTCCAGCGCGCGGTGCGGCGGTGGCGGTAG